In the genome of Suncus etruscus isolate mSunEtr1 chromosome 3, mSunEtr1.pri.cur, whole genome shotgun sequence, the window ACATTGTGGTTAGGATGTGTTttgaagtatttttgtttgaatcTCTTTTAGTGGGTACATTTTGGCCTCTGGATGTGGGTGCATACACTCTCTAGTTCTAGAACTTCTCAGAAATATCTTTGAGTGTTGATCCTGTCCTCTGGGACACTGATGATTCCTATGCtattcctcttgaattcatcccaaagttATTTGTcagctgtttatttatttttactcttttccaCATTATGCTGTTGTCTGGAGGTGTTAGGGACTTCATCTTTGAGTACACTGATTCTGTCATCATCAGTTATTAATCTgtagtgaggctttccagtgatttttttcatttttagcctACCACGTCATTATTTCTGAAGTATTCTCATTTTTGCTCTAATACGTTTGTGTCATATTGACTCTCTGTTCTATAATTTCTTGAACACGCTCAACATTTTGTCTCTAAAGTCCTCATCAGAGAGGTTACAAAGCTTGTTGATAATGTTTGGGCAAACATGATGGGGTTCTATATTGTTTTACCATTAAGAAATTTTCAGTCTGggatgcatatgtgtgtgtgtgtgtgtgtgtgtgtgtgtgtgtattatttgtGTGGCCGAGTGACTGGGAAAAGTACACAGTCACAAAGTGGAGCAGTAACCACACTCTTCTCAGAGAATTGACCTCCATGCAAAAATGGAAAAGCTACTATCTGCCTGCAGTGCAACTCACTGATTCCCATGTTCCCTTAAACATTGATTTCACTATACCTTTCacaatctcttatttttttttatttcactatacCTTTCACAATCTCTTattacaacaaaaaatattttaataacatgaaGGAATTTTAGTTTTAACCAGGAGAAGTAATATGCAGACCTACTCCTGCTTATCATTTCTGATAGATACCTTTATTGCCTTCTTTATATtatacacacttatattttttacttctgaGATAAGAGCTTAtatttttggaataaaattttatagcaaTAAAAGTTATTAGAGATCCAGCACACattgcattatatatttttataaaaccaaCACTTGTCATCTTAGTTATTGGTACTCTGAAACTGGACTTGCTGTTGAATAATGTACAAACCATTTGCATCATAAAATTCAAAATgttgataaagtttttttttgctgCAGACATGTTagcatccctaagcaaaaactTAGTGGGTTAGATAATTCTCACTAGGAATAAGCAGGTACACAAggcggatgaatatgaaatatgaaaatgaaataaatgagaccacacaaaatgaattgtatggggacccacgtccaagggacgagagacaaattttatttttcagctgatgacatttttaagcaTGGGCTCTGAAATGCAGGGtgtcctcagggagaacaaagagtagGAGATCTTCTGGAGAAAGTATAATGGGGGaccaggcctagaatctacatattaaATGACTGTTCTACAGGTGAGAAAGAGCGCTGTTGGAGGTTGGTAATGgaagtgttgttttttttgtttgtttgtttgtttgtttttgggtaagcagaaaaaCAGGTTTATCAAGaaaacaggaggagagagacaaaaatatttatgatgtttatctgGTTGCTGGAAAgtagatttttggggggatggaaataattgtttaccatcatagagctagactcagaaaaacaagctgctggcaccaggttatacgagtcacaaataaactaggcAGTGGggaacttttggcaggctttggtactgacattattttatctgtaggaaagctgaggccgGATTTCTATAGtgaccaaataaagagaaaatgtactgtcacagccatgttggaattacagcCAATAATCCACGTAAAGGGTCAAATAATTGACTTCTTTGAATGGGcctttggcaaataattctttgggaggaaggcactgcaccaggaaggcaaaaagccacgtctggtgcgtgctttctttAAGTGGGGGGTAACAATTTTTCAATTAGCTAGGTGGTTTTAGATTCTTTCTTGATTATTTACATCACATTCTCTTTTCTGTATGATCATGACTCACCCTGACCCTCAGTGTTGCTCCAGCATAGAAAGACTAAGCCCTGTCCCATATTGTACTTGGGTATGTGGCTTCTGAGTATAACGGCTAAGAGTGGCTGAGGGCCTGTAGCATATAAACTTTGTGTTCCATTGGTTATGCTTTGTTCTAAGACAAGTTGCATACAATAGATACTGCTGCTTTTTACCACATACCCAGGCATATATGAGGGATTAGAAAGGAAGTTAATAAGCCAATGCCATCCCTTTCTATCACACTGTTTTATGCCCTCAGCCATTTATATTACCTGAATGACTGTGGGTACAGTTTAAAAAATCCTATAAAATTGTGTGGTACTCCTCTCCTTACCTCTGCTTACTTTGTAACAATTGTCATCTGGTCAGCACATATTTAttagaaacatattttaatataaaaatacttaaagcagacatatttgttaattttctttctgctttcatgTAGTCTGAAAGAAAAGGCATATTAGTGTGTTTGTCATTTTATGAGTGGTATATATGGCAATGACTCATTTCCAAGATGAGAAAGTAGAAgtcttgatatatatttttctttattttatttgcttggctttgattcttaatttttaatctatGCATTTTCTGTAAATTGAATGACTATTAAGGTGAAATTAACagtttatattttagtatataaaatattttttcagactcTACAGAAAAATGTGGGCCCCCTCCTCCTATAGCCAATGGAGACATTATTTCATACCCATTGAAAGAATATCCTCCAGAATCAGAAGCTGAGTACCAATGCCAATCCTACTATAAACTAGAGGGAAACAAGATGATAGTATGTCATGATGGGCAATGGTCAAAACCACCAAAATGCTTAAGTAAGTATTTAATATTCTCAAGGATCTGGGAAGATAACTGTAATCTATAAGATAGTTTCATGTTTAATAGAAAATGTTCATGGATTAAATGcttgattataaaatttaaaatttttcaagggATCCAACTCCcaaaggtgctcagagcttactctactcagggatcgatcatggcaggcttgggaaccatatgatgtGGGGTATTAAATCAAGTTGATGACATACAAGCCAAGTGCCCTCCATTCTAtactgtctcctgtcctgtctacAAAATTGTAATACCTGAGGAATGAAGTTCATAAACTTCTTGTATTAGGCACAATACAAAACTTCCTTTAATATAAGCTCTTATTACGATAAATAACATTATGCATTTTGGGGgcatcacacccggcattgctcaggggttactcctggctccaagctcagaaacagctcctggcaggctctggggaccatatgggatgccgggattcgagccaatgaccttatgcatgaaaggcaaacgccttacctccctgctatctctccggccccaacattatttatgcattttattgcaactttattttctctttttaacagtTCATATCTTTATACCAATGGCTCCTCAAAGTAACTAAATCCAAAtccttaattttattgtattatgtGCAGAAATTTTTTTGAGACTAGTCTTGGATTAATGTAGAAAGTCTGGCATTTTTCTAAGAAGTATTTGTATACTAAGTAAAGTTTATATTCTTTTCACCTTCAGATCCATGTGTAATATTAGAAGACATCatgaataaacataaaataagattacGATGGAAGGAAAACAATAAACTTTATGTCCAATCAGGGGAGTTTGTTGAATTTACATGTAAAATGAGATACAACGAAGAAGCATTACCTAAAATGTTTCGATCAATCTGTATAGATGGAAAAATTACATATCCAACTTGTGGGTAAAATAGTATCTACAATACTGTCAGAAACTTAAAATACATACATTATTATGAATGTTCCATTTATGATAAATTCTtctcacattattttaaaatctattttaagtatctgttataaaatattttaaatatatgtttaaattataTCTATGCTTCAGGAGTTTGTTACAGATTATGTGGATGATGTAACTATAGCCTGAgaaacaaattaattatttttaaaacaaacacatTAGAACttggtaaaataaaatgcatgtatCCTACATACAAACAGATCAATGTTTAAAATTTGATAAACTATGAACCATTCATGCCTGCTTCAACCTATCattctcttttttataataatttttattttgaccaaagtggattacaaatctttcacagtatattttaggtacacagtgacattgaatcaggggcattcccaccaccaatgttgtcttccctccacccctgttcccagcatgcatcccatatccccctcctttgccccttaggctgctagtataagtggtcccatgTGTGTctaccttgttgtagattgggtatcaactcttgtcattggctttgaatttggtatttaagtctgattattttttatttccactaatgttcatacgactgtttggtcttggtaccctccaataTTTCtgcctcaatttgtgaggctgaacaagatggttcTAGTTATATGGTTCtgattgaaggaaagaaaaaaagaaaaaaagggcgggggcaaaaatcaaacaagcaaataaccaggaggagtccttctagaggctataaatattaattcaagaaggggaaaaggaagaaaaacataacaacaatacaaagtaaatcaaacaaaaaaaccctgaatagcaccacagcaataaagacaacaacgaAACAATAACCatgtcccaaaataaaagcaaaacaaagcacaaaacaaaacaaaagacaagcaacaacaacaacagcaataacaacaaacattaatttgtgctatttttttttgcataggcacattaaatattggggagaatagaaagggaattcctttggcctaagagatacagggtttctctgcccttgaagtatattgtcatgggtatAATTATGGAGCCTATCATTCTCTTAACATTTTCAACTTTTATCTCTAGAACTTCCAAGAATATCTGAGACTTTGCTTCAAGGGTATTGATATTATATGCTTGTCttcaatttcaaaataatagcaattcatgaatgtttaaaattcataactattattactatttttctctTACTACTGAGaattaatatagtactggaagtccttgccaTAGCAACTAGACAGGTAAGAAATATCATGGGCTTCCAAATCAGAAGTCAAAAAATCTCACAATATGCAAATAGCAtgatattatacttagaaaatgCTAAAATTCCATAAAATTCTCTGAGAAACAATAGACTTTTACAAAGTCAAGACATAGAAATACATGGATTTTCTTCAGAGCCATACCAATTGTTCGATTTCACTGCTTTACTCAAGAATCTCTTTAGAGACACatcacaaacaaaaattacaggtACCCTCTTTTGGGTactgaaaactctgggatctTCTCAAAATAGGGGTAGAGAATCTCCCACATTTCTCCATACTTCTGGAATCCTTGGAAGCTACATCTACATCCCACAGAGGCTGCCATGTACATTCAAAGATTCAAATCCCATAAATCCTGGAATTTGTGGAGTGTCTAAGTACATATGTGACTGCACAACACCACCAAATTTCTCAATATTGACACCACAGTAGAAATACTCTGAGTTAGAGGTGAATGTTGTATTAAACTATTCATAAATTGGAAGGATTAATATCGTCAAATTGATTATCTTGTCtgaggcattgtacagattcaacaTAACTTATATGTTGTTACAatttatatagaataataaaaaccTATGAATAGACAAAGCAATCCTAGGGGGGAAAGAGGATGGAAGACTTTTTTCTCTCCAACTTTATAGTACTCTattaagaagaataaataatCTGTATCATTTACTTGTTTCTCTAATGAacctatttaatttttctagctTTATGAGTTGTGTGCACATTTTTGGTAAGCATACAACATTAGTGTATAAAGTAATCACATTATGAAACATATCACTTTGCCAATGAAATCTATAGTAGAGTGAGTGACATGAGGAGCAGAAGAGACAGT includes:
- the LOC126004328 gene encoding complement factor H-related protein 1-like, whose translation is SDSTEKCGPPPPIANGDIISYPLKEYPPESEAEYQCQSYYKLEGNKMIVCHDGQWSKPPKCLNPCVILEDIMNKHKIRLRWKENNKLYVQSGEFVEFTCKMRYNEEALPKMFRSICIDGKITYPTCG